One window from the genome of Alosa alosa isolate M-15738 ecotype Scorff River chromosome 15, AALO_Geno_1.1, whole genome shotgun sequence encodes:
- the LOC125308502 gene encoding T-cell surface glycoprotein CD3 epsilon chain-like isoform X1 → MFKMKNHIFNNIFFLFVMVGVTAGDKGSVSFSGKNVAVHCLPMENGDITFVKHSDRENHDGQDVSEEYVISKPNIYSCQQNDATPTVKFYIKAKVCDYCYELDPYVVAAVICADLLITGGIILLVYAYGQRKSGPAPPKPSNARNPAGSGGPPVPSPDYQPLSDFTRNRDTYATVNKTG, encoded by the exons ATGTTCAAGATGAAAAATCATATTTTCAAtaatattttctttcttttcgtCATGGTTGGTGTCACAGCAGGAGACAAAG GATCCGTGTCTTTTTCTGGAAAGAATGTTGCTGTCCATTGTCTGCCTATGGAAAACGGTGACATCACCTTTGTAAAGCATTCTGACCGTGAGAACCACGATGGTCAAGATGTCTCAGAAGAGTATGTGATATCGAAACCCAACATTTATTCCTGCCAGCAGAACGACGCTACACCAACTGTAAAGTTCTACATCAAAGCTAAAG TGTGTGACTATTGCTACGAACTAGATCCTTACGTTGTTGCAGCTGTCATCTGTGCCGATCTGCTGATCACTGGAGGCATCATCCTCCTCGTGTACGCCTATGGCCAGAGGAAGTCAGGCCCTGCACCCCCCAAAC CCTCCAATGCACGGAACCCTGCTGGCTCCGGTGGTCCGCCGGTGCCCAGTCCAGACTATCAG CCTCTCAGTGATTTCACCCGCAACAGGGATACTTATGCTACAGTGAATAAAACTGGCTAA
- the LOC125307804 gene encoding transmembrane protein 25 isoform X2, whose amino-acid sequence MHCGDCRPGAGTMLLVLVLHTFTWAWTGAIEHGPRIDGKRRSTVTLQENNTRQFNCQSDGWNSQAPPLLTWYLNGQRQRQPASDSPERLVVKVPVQSWVQRKNPRRNSTFSLKARRWDRELVCATSNPASGESYNATVVLNVQFQPEILRVNAHYSDTSDPGLSLVLFALVRSNPPATITWVDQSGQQVANTSDFLILDSESYPWLSNHTLRVAQSSLAGNVSVNANNSVGAAQSNLTLSEFLQSRVEVPVLGIVTGGVLGFVTLLILTLIVLCLLHKGKDVEEPVELTLSTKCTDSSKVPVDGVYLPRENMSLPSHVQLNDMSSLCKARQDNKPNPGEKKVGEEEVEDLSEAYAARGFARYPMVGYIYKVNSVSSEEIWL is encoded by the exons ATGCATTGTGGGGATTGTAGGCCAGGAGCAGGCACTATGCTCTTGGTGTTGGTCCTGCACACCTTTACCTGGGCATGGACAG GAGCGATTGAACATGGCCCTCGAATCGACGGGAAGCGCCGCTCGACAGTCACCCTGCAGGAGAACAACACGCGGCAGTTCAACTGCCAATCAGACGGATGGAACTCTCAAGCCCCGCCCCTGCTCACCTGGTACCTGAACGGGCAGCGCCAGAGGCAGCCGGCGAGCGATAGCCCGGAGCGGCTGGTGGTCAAGGTGCCGGTGCAGTCGTGGGTCCAGAGGAAGAACCCCCGGCGCAACAGCACCTTCTCTCTGAAGGCTCGGCGATGGGACAGAGAGCTGGTTTGTGCCACCTCCAACCCGGCCAGTGGGGAGAGCTACAACGCCACGGTCGTGCTCAATGTGCAAT TCCAGCCTGAGATTCTGCGAGTGAATGCCCACTACAGCGACACGTCCGATCCCGGCCTTTCTTTGGTGCTCTTCGCTCTGGTGCGCTCCAACCCCCCTGCCACCATCACCTGGGTGGACCAGTCCGGCCAGCAGGTGGCCAACACCTCCGACTTCCTCATCCTGGACTCGGAGAGCTACCCCTGGCTGTCCAATCACACGCTGCGGGTCGCCCAGAGCAGCCTGGCGGGCAACGTGTCCGTGAACGCCAACAACAGCGTGGGCGCTGCACAGAGCAACCTCACTCTCTCCG AGTTCCTGCAGTCCCGCGTGGAGGTGCCAGTGCTGGGCATCGTGACAGGGGGAGTCCTCGGCTTCGTcaccctcctcatcctcactcTCATAGTGCTCTGTCTGCTCCACAAAGGAAAAGACGTGG AGGAGCCAGTGGAGCTAACGCTATCCACAAAATG CACGGACTCATCTAAAGTGCCGGTTGATGGAGTGTATCTGCCCCGGGAGAACATGTCTTTGCCCTCGCATGTCCAGCTCAACGACATGAGCTCTCTGTGTAAGG cacGTCAGGACAACAAGCCCAACCCAGGGGAGAAGAAGGtgggtgaggaggaggtggaggacctGTCTGAAGCCTATGCAGCCAGAG gTTTTGCCAGATATCCAATGGTTGGATACATCTACAAGGTGAACAGCGTAAGCAGTGAAGAGATCTGGCTCTGA
- the LOC125307804 gene encoding transmembrane protein 25 isoform X1, producing MHCGDCRPGAGTMLLVLVLHTFTWAWTDTGAIEHGPRIDGKRRSTVTLQENNTRQFNCQSDGWNSQAPPLLTWYLNGQRQRQPASDSPERLVVKVPVQSWVQRKNPRRNSTFSLKARRWDRELVCATSNPASGESYNATVVLNVQFQPEILRVNAHYSDTSDPGLSLVLFALVRSNPPATITWVDQSGQQVANTSDFLILDSESYPWLSNHTLRVAQSSLAGNVSVNANNSVGAAQSNLTLSEFLQSRVEVPVLGIVTGGVLGFVTLLILTLIVLCLLHKGKDVEEPVELTLSTKCTDSSKVPVDGVYLPRENMSLPSHVQLNDMSSLCKARQDNKPNPGEKKVGEEEVEDLSEAYAARGFARYPMVGYIYKVNSVSSEEIWL from the exons ATGCATTGTGGGGATTGTAGGCCAGGAGCAGGCACTATGCTCTTGGTGTTGGTCCTGCACACCTTTACCTGGGCATGGACAG ATACAGGAGCGATTGAACATGGCCCTCGAATCGACGGGAAGCGCCGCTCGACAGTCACCCTGCAGGAGAACAACACGCGGCAGTTCAACTGCCAATCAGACGGATGGAACTCTCAAGCCCCGCCCCTGCTCACCTGGTACCTGAACGGGCAGCGCCAGAGGCAGCCGGCGAGCGATAGCCCGGAGCGGCTGGTGGTCAAGGTGCCGGTGCAGTCGTGGGTCCAGAGGAAGAACCCCCGGCGCAACAGCACCTTCTCTCTGAAGGCTCGGCGATGGGACAGAGAGCTGGTTTGTGCCACCTCCAACCCGGCCAGTGGGGAGAGCTACAACGCCACGGTCGTGCTCAATGTGCAAT TCCAGCCTGAGATTCTGCGAGTGAATGCCCACTACAGCGACACGTCCGATCCCGGCCTTTCTTTGGTGCTCTTCGCTCTGGTGCGCTCCAACCCCCCTGCCACCATCACCTGGGTGGACCAGTCCGGCCAGCAGGTGGCCAACACCTCCGACTTCCTCATCCTGGACTCGGAGAGCTACCCCTGGCTGTCCAATCACACGCTGCGGGTCGCCCAGAGCAGCCTGGCGGGCAACGTGTCCGTGAACGCCAACAACAGCGTGGGCGCTGCACAGAGCAACCTCACTCTCTCCG AGTTCCTGCAGTCCCGCGTGGAGGTGCCAGTGCTGGGCATCGTGACAGGGGGAGTCCTCGGCTTCGTcaccctcctcatcctcactcTCATAGTGCTCTGTCTGCTCCACAAAGGAAAAGACGTGG AGGAGCCAGTGGAGCTAACGCTATCCACAAAATG CACGGACTCATCTAAAGTGCCGGTTGATGGAGTGTATCTGCCCCGGGAGAACATGTCTTTGCCCTCGCATGTCCAGCTCAACGACATGAGCTCTCTGTGTAAGG cacGTCAGGACAACAAGCCCAACCCAGGGGAGAAGAAGGtgggtgaggaggaggtggaggacctGTCTGAAGCCTATGCAGCCAGAG gTTTTGCCAGATATCCAATGGTTGGATACATCTACAAGGTGAACAGCGTAAGCAGTGAAGAGATCTGGCTCTGA
- the LOC125308502 gene encoding T-cell surface glycoprotein CD3 epsilon chain-like isoform X2 encodes MENGDITFVKHSDRENHDGQDVSEEYVISKPNIYSCQQNDATPTVKFYIKAKVCDYCYELDPYVVAAVICADLLITGGIILLVYAYGQRKSGPAPPKPSNARNPAGSGGPPVPSPDYQPLSDFTRNRDTYATVNKTG; translated from the exons ATGGAAAACGGTGACATCACCTTTGTAAAGCATTCTGACCGTGAGAACCACGATGGTCAAGATGTCTCAGAAGAGTATGTGATATCGAAACCCAACATTTATTCCTGCCAGCAGAACGACGCTACACCAACTGTAAAGTTCTACATCAAAGCTAAAG TGTGTGACTATTGCTACGAACTAGATCCTTACGTTGTTGCAGCTGTCATCTGTGCCGATCTGCTGATCACTGGAGGCATCATCCTCCTCGTGTACGCCTATGGCCAGAGGAAGTCAGGCCCTGCACCCCCCAAAC CCTCCAATGCACGGAACCCTGCTGGCTCCGGTGGTCCGCCGGTGCCCAGTCCAGACTATCAG CCTCTCAGTGATTTCACCCGCAACAGGGATACTTATGCTACAGTGAATAAAACTGGCTAA
- the LOC125308479 gene encoding T-cell surface glycoprotein CD3 gamma chain-like has protein sequence MRVIFFSLGVLLISTAKGEKMTAKEDGEGVKLTCEGGHKWISNKNGLQTEHNGSTLKLPYQDDSSGEYECFKAEDTDLENFVGSYHVKFRTCENCIELDAAALAGIIVGNVVASILIGVAVYFISTQSNGPSFPSNKASKESDRRNLISNDQTYQQLAPHGRDDYDVLHTRRR, from the exons ATGAGGgtgatttttttctctttgggTGTCCTTCTGATTAGTACAGCTAAAG GAGAGAAGATGACAGCAAAAGAAGATGGAGAAGGAGTAAAACTAACATGTGAAGGAGGTCATAAATGGATATCTAACAAGAACGGTTTACAAACGGAGCACAATGGGTCTACTCTCAAACTCCCATATCAGGATGACAGTTCTGGGGAATACGAATGTTTTAAAGCAGAAGATACTGATCTTGAAAACTTCGTGGGATCTTATCATGTTAAATTCCGAA CCTGTGAGAACTGCATTGAGCTGGACGCAGCTGCCCTGGCAGGGATCATCGTTGGCAACGTTGTGGCCAGCATCCTCATCGGAGTCGCCGTGTACTTCATCTCCACACAGTCCAACGGCCCGAGCTTCCCAAGCAACAAAG cttctaaagAATCTGACCGAAGGAACCTGATCTCGAATGATCAAACTTATCAG CAACTCGCCCCTCATGGACGAGATGATTATGATGTACTCCACACAAGGAGAAGATGA